One window from the genome of Bacillus tianshenii encodes:
- a CDS encoding tetratricopeptide repeat protein, which translates to MSVTTKIEEAVQLVEDGDIQAGLDQLHALQQDANHQQKHEIAELYIKWGLLDEAKVLIDELLLLYPEEGQLYIDRADIALDLENEEEALEYLMEVPESDPAYLQALFLMADLYQVQGLDEVAEQKLLEAKKKAPNELLVDFGLGEFYLSRGDYKKSIPYYENVLKEHEQIGSSNVHLCLAEALSTSGQFEKALEHYEKGLSQKTELHALFGYGFAAYQVEHYGLAIAKWSELLELEADYPSLYLYLARAYEHEELVDEALNTVKKGIELDGLNKELLLAAGKLSIKQQNPEEAEEYLREAISVDPGYIEAVTTLTKFFVQHERFEEIIDTLEHVIEFGEYDPQFDWDLAHAKNQIEEFSDALKHYENAYTSFKNNPTFLEEYGSFMLEEGRRDEAKKAFKRALEIDPSLTHLEEELMRLEEW; encoded by the coding sequence ATGAGTGTAACAACAAAAATAGAAGAAGCTGTCCAACTTGTGGAAGATGGTGATATACAAGCAGGATTAGACCAATTACATGCTCTTCAACAAGATGCAAACCACCAGCAGAAACATGAAATTGCAGAGCTTTATATAAAGTGGGGTCTCTTAGATGAAGCAAAGGTGCTCATAGACGAGTTGTTACTTCTCTATCCTGAAGAGGGTCAGCTTTATATTGACCGTGCTGATATTGCATTAGATTTAGAAAATGAAGAAGAGGCGCTTGAATATTTAATGGAAGTGCCTGAGAGTGACCCAGCTTATTTACAAGCACTCTTTTTAATGGCTGATCTTTATCAAGTGCAAGGTTTGGATGAAGTAGCTGAGCAAAAGCTGCTTGAAGCGAAGAAAAAGGCGCCGAACGAACTGCTAGTTGATTTCGGGTTAGGTGAATTTTACCTTTCACGCGGTGACTATAAAAAGTCCATTCCGTATTATGAGAATGTCTTAAAGGAGCATGAACAAATTGGTTCAAGTAATGTTCACCTTTGTCTTGCTGAAGCATTAAGTACAAGCGGCCAGTTTGAAAAAGCGCTTGAGCATTATGAAAAAGGGCTGTCACAAAAGACAGAGTTACATGCATTATTCGGGTATGGTTTTGCGGCTTATCAAGTTGAGCATTATGGATTAGCCATTGCTAAATGGTCAGAATTACTAGAGCTCGAGGCTGATTACCCTTCATTGTATCTGTACCTTGCTCGCGCCTATGAGCATGAGGAGTTAGTAGATGAAGCATTGAATACAGTAAAAAAAGGAATCGAACTAGACGGCTTAAATAAAGAGCTATTGTTAGCAGCAGGGAAACTTTCTATTAAACAGCAAAACCCTGAAGAAGCTGAGGAGTATTTACGTGAAGCCATTTCAGTGGACCCTGGTTATATTGAAGCCGTTACGACGTTGACGAAATTCTTCGTGCAGCATGAGCGGTTTGAAGAGATAATTGACACGCTTGAACATGTCATTGAGTTTGGAGAGTATGACCCGCAGTTTGATTGGGATTTAGCACATGCAAAAAATCAAATTGAAGAGTTTTCGGATGCATTAAAACACTATGAGAATGCATATACTTCTTTTAAGAACAATCCGACATTTCTGGAGGAATATGGTTCGTTCATGCTTGAAGAAGGCAGACGTGACGAGGCGAAAAAAGCGTTCAAAAGAGCACTGGAAATTGATCCTTCCTTAACACATCTAGAAGAAGAATTGATGCGCTTAGAAGAATGGTAG